The Schistocerca gregaria isolate iqSchGreg1 chromosome 4, iqSchGreg1.2, whole genome shotgun sequence genome contains a region encoding:
- the LOC126267714 gene encoding gustatory receptor for sugar taste 43a-like encodes MCGNKRISLEKLRRIHCLLCQISKTINEAYGVQNLVELTSCFVTTVFFTYYVFVIFLDAHTQWGAHDLYVDVHMTVAWIIPNAWRVCSLAYSSEMVVREASCTEQMVDKLMLLPVLGDYRRCKELQVFAKQLALGNVSYSAAGLVTMNLGMLKSFIATVATYMIILIQFALPNASGQ; translated from the coding sequence ATGTGTGGTAACAAACGCATTAGTCTGGAAAAGTTAAGGAGAATCCACTGCCTCCTTTGTCAAATTAGTAAGACTATCAACGAAGCGTACGGCGTACAAAATTTAGTTGAGCTGACGAGCTGTTTTGTGACCACTGTCTTTTTCACGTACtatgtttttgttattttcttggATGCGCACACACAGTGGGGAGCGCATGATCTGTACGTAGATGTGCACATGACTGTGGCGTGGATCATACCTAATGCGTGGCGCGTGTGTAGCTTAGCCTACAGcagcgaaatggtcgtacgtgaagcgAGCTGTACTGAACAAATGGTCGACAAACTCATGTTGCTACCAGTGCTGGGAGACTACAGGCGCTGCAAGGAGCTTCAGGTGTTTGCCAAACAGTTGGCTCTCGGCAATGTCAGCTATAGTGCAGCGGGATTGGTGACGATGAACTTGGGAATGCTCAAGTCCTTTATAGCGACAGTAGCTACATATATGATCATACTTATTCAGTTCGCATTGCCTAATGCAAGTGGGCAATAG